A genomic stretch from Gemmatimonadaceae bacterium includes:
- a CDS encoding ABC transporter ATP-binding protein, translated as MNEPVAPLLSVENLCTWFHTPGAIAKSVDGVSFSVAPGEMLGIVGESGCGKSVTALSILRLIQQPGRIEPGSRIMFEGNDLVTLDDSAMRHIRGNRISMIFQEPMSALNPVFTVGDQVAEVVRIHGEGSRKDAWKRAVEMLSLTGIPDPEDRARQYPHQLSGGMRQRVLIAMALVMNPALVIADEPTTALDVTIQAQILELLVDLQKRFGTSILLITHDLGVVAETASRVVVMYCGEVVEEADVETLFAAAHHPYTEGLMQAMPQLGEPRARLNVIPGSVPPPTDWPSGCRFRDRCQYSWELCEEQHPPLYQISAAHTSRCHLALEPERRAHPHPPLVEQLGVPA; from the coding sequence ATGAACGAGCCCGTAGCACCACTCCTTTCCGTCGAGAACCTCTGCACCTGGTTCCACACGCCGGGTGCGATAGCAAAGTCGGTGGACGGTGTCTCCTTCTCGGTAGCTCCAGGGGAGATGCTGGGCATCGTCGGAGAATCCGGCTGCGGAAAGTCCGTCACGGCTCTATCGATACTGCGCCTCATTCAGCAACCCGGCCGCATCGAGCCGGGCAGCCGGATCATGTTCGAGGGAAACGATCTCGTGACACTCGACGATTCCGCAATGCGCCACATTCGCGGCAATCGCATCTCGATGATCTTCCAGGAGCCGATGTCGGCGCTCAACCCCGTCTTCACAGTTGGCGATCAGGTGGCCGAAGTCGTCCGCATCCACGGCGAGGGGTCACGCAAGGATGCCTGGAAGCGAGCAGTCGAGATGCTCTCTCTGACTGGAATTCCCGACCCCGAGGACCGCGCCCGCCAGTATCCTCATCAGCTGTCGGGCGGAATGCGACAGCGTGTGCTGATTGCGATGGCACTGGTGATGAATCCCGCTCTCGTGATCGCCGACGAGCCGACGACGGCGCTCGACGTGACAATTCAAGCGCAGATCCTCGAGCTCCTCGTAGATCTTCAGAAGCGGTTCGGCACCTCCATCCTGCTGATCACGCACGATCTCGGCGTGGTTGCAGAGACGGCGTCACGAGTCGTTGTGATGTACTGCGGCGAGGTGGTCGAAGAAGCCGACGTCGAGACATTGTTCGCGGCGGCTCACCACCCGTACACTGAGGGCCTGATGCAGGCGATGCCCCAGCTCGGCGAGCCGCGCGCCAGGCTCAATGTCATTCCCGGCTCGGTGCCGCCTCCGACCGACTGGCCGTCCGGCTGCCGCTTTCGCGATCGCTGCCAGTATTCATGGGAGCTCTGCGAGGAGCAGCATCCGCCGCTGTATCAGATTTCCGCAGCGCATACGTCGCGATGTCATCTGGCGCTGGAGCCTGAGCGCAGAGCGCACCCGCACCCGCCGCTCGTCGAGCAGCTCGGGGTACCCGCCTGA
- the coaE gene encoding dephospho-CoA kinase, with product MRVIGLTGNIASGKSTVADLLARRGANIVDADVLSREVVTPGSPALADIVKEWGPSVLNADGTLDRAALRKIVFHDRSELDVLNEIVHPEVLRRRTEEIESAREKGERVVVNVVPLLFERHLADDFDFIVLVDAPREMRLDRIVRDRGIEEAEAMDMIAAQMPAELKRARADWVIENSGSKKDLEREVEKLWDEISQASPVSASNRN from the coding sequence ATGCGAGTCATTGGACTTACTGGAAATATCGCGAGCGGGAAATCAACCGTCGCCGACCTTCTTGCGCGACGCGGCGCGAACATAGTCGATGCGGACGTTTTGTCGCGCGAGGTTGTTACACCTGGCAGTCCTGCGCTTGCTGACATCGTGAAGGAATGGGGTCCGTCGGTGCTCAATGCGGATGGAACGCTCGATCGTGCGGCGCTCAGGAAGATTGTTTTCCACGATCGCTCCGAGCTCGACGTGCTGAATGAGATCGTGCATCCGGAAGTTCTGCGGCGTCGCACCGAGGAAATCGAATCGGCCCGCGAGAAGGGCGAGCGTGTCGTCGTGAACGTCGTGCCGCTTCTCTTCGAGCGGCATCTTGCCGATGACTTCGACTTCATCGTTCTCGTCGATGCTCCTCGCGAGATGCGCCTCGACCGGATCGTCCGCGACCGTGGCATCGAGGAAGCAGAGGCCATGGACATGATCGCTGCTCAGATGCCGGCCGAGCTCAAGCGCGCGCGCGCCGACTGGGTGATCGAGAACTCGGGGTCGAAGAAGGATCTCGAGCGGGAAGTCGAAAAGTTGTGGGACGAGATTTCTCAGGCTTCACCCGTCAGCGCATCGAATCGTAACTGA
- a CDS encoding thymidine kinase: MSQSFHQTGGWVEVIAGVMFSGKSEELIRRVRRSIIARKRIQVFKSRLDERYSGIYTVSSHDGRTVEAIPADSSAQIAQQLDPMAHVIAIDEAQFLDPGVVPLVTSLAGRGRRVIIAGTDTDFRGEPFGSMPQLMAIAEVVDKLHAICVLCGGPASRNQRLIGGQPAPYDSPTIMVGSAESYEARCRMCFSPPRRDAGQGSFL, encoded by the coding sequence GTGAGCCAGTCCTTCCATCAAACCGGCGGATGGGTCGAGGTCATCGCCGGTGTGATGTTCAGCGGAAAGAGCGAGGAGCTCATCCGTCGCGTTCGGCGCTCCATCATCGCCCGCAAGCGCATCCAGGTGTTCAAATCCCGGCTCGATGAGCGCTACTCCGGGATTTACACCGTATCGAGCCACGACGGGCGGACCGTCGAGGCGATTCCCGCTGATTCTTCCGCACAGATAGCGCAACAGCTCGATCCAATGGCACACGTCATCGCCATTGACGAGGCGCAGTTTCTGGATCCCGGCGTGGTTCCGCTGGTGACCTCGCTTGCCGGCCGTGGCCGGAGAGTCATCATCGCCGGGACGGATACTGATTTTCGTGGCGAGCCGTTCGGGTCGATGCCGCAGCTGATGGCGATTGCCGAGGTCGTGGACAAGCTGCATGCGATCTGTGTGTTGTGCGGCGGGCCGGCCAGCAGGAACCAGCGCCTGATCGGGGGCCAGCCCGCGCCATACGACTCTCCGACGATCATGGTCGGAAGCGCGGAATCATACGAAGCCAGATGCCGGATGTGTTTTTCACCACCGCGCAGGGATGCCGGACAGGGGTCGTTTCTGTAG
- a CDS encoding ABC transporter ATP-binding protein, with translation MTEPSWMTDTRERIRAVESGRTSEKSGPLLSIRNLSKHFPIKRGLLGRTAGAVRAVNDVSFDIARGETLSLVGESGCGKTTTGRSILRLIEPTEGRIDFDGRDIRRLGASAMRAVRREMQIIFQDPVSSLNPRMTIGAAIREGIRIHRLAEGAAATAIVKRLLEEVGLRGEYAARYPHEFSGGQRQRIGIARALAVEPRFIVCDEPVSALDVSVQAQVINLLRDLQRDRQLTYLFIAHDLSVVKHMSDRVAVMYLGKIVELAPADDLYHEPMMPYTQALLSAVPVPDPRIRKERILLQGDVPSPASPPSGCVFHPRCHHPAKDAACAKIVPPLEEKAPGHFVACIKQPPTQVTWEQQQEAGGVNPPVRYLPVVEQLSRSDN, from the coding sequence ATGACCGAGCCAAGCTGGATGACGGACACGCGCGAGCGCATTCGCGCCGTCGAGTCGGGAAGGACCAGCGAAAAATCCGGTCCGCTTCTCTCGATACGAAACCTCAGCAAGCACTTTCCGATCAAGCGAGGGCTGCTCGGCCGCACCGCAGGTGCAGTGCGCGCCGTAAACGACGTCTCGTTCGACATCGCGCGCGGCGAAACGCTGAGTCTCGTCGGCGAGTCGGGTTGCGGCAAGACAACAACGGGCCGGTCGATCCTCCGCCTGATCGAGCCAACCGAAGGCCGGATCGACTTCGACGGACGCGACATTCGGCGGCTTGGTGCCTCGGCGATGCGCGCGGTTCGCCGGGAGATGCAGATCATCTTTCAGGATCCCGTTTCCTCGCTCAACCCGCGAATGACCATAGGCGCAGCCATCCGCGAAGGAATTCGAATCCACCGTCTCGCGGAGGGAGCTGCCGCGACCGCGATCGTGAAGCGGCTGCTCGAAGAGGTCGGCCTTCGTGGAGAATATGCTGCGCGTTATCCCCACGAATTCTCTGGCGGCCAACGCCAGCGCATCGGTATCGCGCGTGCTCTCGCCGTCGAGCCGCGTTTCATCGTCTGCGACGAGCCGGTGTCGGCGCTCGACGTCTCGGTCCAGGCACAGGTCATAAACCTTCTACGTGATCTGCAGCGCGACCGGCAGCTCACCTACCTGTTCATAGCGCACGATCTCTCGGTCGTGAAGCACATGTCGGACCGGGTTGCAGTGATGTACCTCGGAAAGATCGTCGAGCTCGCACCGGCTGACGATTTGTACCATGAGCCGATGATGCCCTACACGCAGGCTCTTCTCTCCGCGGTTCCGGTGCCTGATCCCAGAATCAGGAAGGAGCGGATTTTGCTGCAGGGAGACGTGCCTTCACCGGCGTCGCCACCGTCCGGATGCGTATTTCATCCCCGCTGCCACCATCCGGCGAAGGATGCCGCGTGCGCGAAAATCGTCCCCCCGCTGGAGGAGAAGGCACCCGGACACTTCGTCGCGTGCATCAAGCAGCCACCCACTCAGGTTACGTGGGAACAACAGCAGGAAGCCGGCGGCGTGAATCCGCCGGTTCGGTATCTTCCCGTCGTGGAGCAGCTCTCGCGTTCAGACAACTAG
- a CDS encoding ABC transporter permease, whose product MIAELPLPFLAKRTVARRLLSNRSALAAIALLLAIIIPCVAAPLFAPYDPSVQPDIIGLRSQSPSASHPFGTDPFSRDVLSRVLYGGRVSLAVALVATLVSITLGTAYGAIAGFAGGAVESVMMRILDALLSIPRLLLLIAIFAAWRQLPLAGFVGIVGLTGWYGLSRIVRGQVLAIKGEEFVVSARALGAGRARILLKHILPNILTPVIVAAALGVGHVILLEAGLSYLGIGVQQPEPSWGNIIQDGSDQIAGLWWISFFPGMAIVLTVMAFNVLGEALREALQPRHMGTE is encoded by the coding sequence ATGATCGCTGAGCTGCCACTCCCGTTCCTCGCGAAGCGGACCGTCGCCCGGCGTCTCTTATCGAACCGCTCGGCGCTTGCTGCAATCGCGCTCCTGCTCGCGATCATCATTCCCTGTGTTGCCGCACCCTTGTTTGCGCCATACGATCCGTCCGTACAGCCAGACATCATCGGGCTCAGAAGCCAGTCGCCATCGGCCTCTCATCCTTTCGGGACTGATCCATTCAGCCGCGACGTCCTCAGCAGGGTGCTTTACGGAGGCCGGGTTTCTCTCGCCGTCGCGCTTGTGGCGACACTCGTGAGCATCACGCTGGGCACTGCGTACGGGGCAATCGCGGGATTCGCGGGAGGCGCCGTCGAATCCGTGATGATGCGGATTCTCGACGCTTTGCTTTCCATTCCCCGGCTGCTGCTGCTCATCGCGATCTTCGCGGCGTGGCGGCAGCTTCCGCTGGCGGGCTTCGTGGGAATCGTCGGGCTCACCGGCTGGTACGGCTTGAGCCGCATCGTACGGGGTCAGGTTCTTGCGATAAAGGGCGAAGAATTCGTTGTATCGGCGCGCGCACTGGGCGCCGGGCGCGCACGCATCCTGCTGAAGCACATTCTTCCAAACATCCTGACGCCGGTGATTGTCGCGGCGGCTCTGGGGGTGGGACACGTCATTTTACTCGAGGCGGGCCTTTCGTATCTCGGAATCGGCGTCCAACAGCCTGAGCCAAGCTGGGGCAACATCATCCAGGACGGCTCGGACCAGATCGCCGGCCTCTGGTGGATTTCTTTTTTCCCGGGCATGGCCATCGTGCTCACGGTGATGGCGTTCAACGTGCTCGGCGAGGCATTGCGGGAAGCACTGCAACCCCGCCATATGGGAACAGAATGA
- a CDS encoding peptide ABC transporter substrate-binding protein: MRQTPPLAALLLIALGCTGEDRSSSSTADSARGGTVVISVGGDPDGLFPPILSTTTGKAVSDQTYDHLADLGSDLNTVGDGGFTPRLAKSWRWSSDSLSIEFQLDPRARWHDGRPVRASDVVFTYALYKDPTTASPTAPLIASIDSVTAPDSLTVVFWFGKRSPIQFFEATIPMVIIPEHALKGIRGQALRTSDIARKPMGSGRFRFVSWTPGSSIEVAADSANYHGRPRIDRVIWTIAPDPKTVFTRLIGGEADVLEQVPMGDLPQLAAHPELRPVLLQGLDYNFVAFNLRDPRNRARPHPLFGDRALRRALTMAVDRGRTVQSVYDTLAAVALGPTVRAYPTTDTTLKQIPYSLDDALRLLDSLGWRVSGADSIRQRNGRRLEFTLSVPGVSRSRMNMAVILQDQLKRAGAKVNIDRLEIASFVDLENRRAFDAVFHGWHVEASPGGIRQTWGASGTKSGGSNHGSYSNPEFDAAADSALSAMDLPTRRAHFKRAYQMIIDDAPAIWMAEPKTMMAINRRIRTPALRPDAWWSSIGEWWIPSTERIARDRVGPPR, encoded by the coding sequence ATGCGCCAGACTCCACCGTTAGCAGCACTGCTCCTGATCGCGCTGGGCTGTACCGGGGAGGATCGGTCTTCCTCATCGACTGCGGATTCAGCCAGGGGAGGAACTGTCGTCATTTCGGTCGGCGGTGATCCGGACGGGCTTTTTCCGCCCATCCTCTCGACGACCACGGGCAAAGCGGTATCCGACCAGACGTACGATCATCTCGCTGATCTTGGATCGGATCTGAACACTGTTGGTGACGGCGGCTTTACGCCGCGACTCGCGAAGAGCTGGCGCTGGTCCTCCGATTCGCTCTCGATTGAATTCCAGCTCGACCCGCGCGCGCGGTGGCACGATGGCCGTCCGGTGCGCGCTTCCGACGTCGTCTTCACCTACGCTCTCTACAAGGATCCCACTACAGCGTCTCCAACGGCACCGCTTATTGCGAGCATCGATTCCGTCACCGCTCCAGACTCGCTCACTGTCGTGTTCTGGTTCGGAAAGCGCTCCCCGATACAGTTCTTCGAAGCGACAATCCCGATGGTGATAATCCCCGAGCACGCGCTGAAAGGCATTCGCGGTCAGGCACTAAGGACTTCCGACATCGCGCGCAAGCCGATGGGCAGCGGCAGATTCAGGTTCGTCAGCTGGACCCCTGGCTCGAGCATCGAAGTGGCGGCCGACAGCGCGAACTATCACGGGCGCCCACGCATCGATCGTGTGATCTGGACCATCGCGCCCGATCCGAAGACAGTCTTCACGCGTTTGATCGGTGGCGAAGCGGATGTGCTGGAGCAGGTGCCGATGGGGGACTTGCCTCAGCTGGCCGCACATCCCGAGCTCAGGCCGGTTCTTCTTCAGGGCCTGGATTACAATTTCGTGGCGTTCAACCTTCGCGATCCGCGAAATCGCGCGCGTCCGCATCCGTTGTTCGGCGATCGAGCTCTCCGGCGCGCGCTCACGATGGCCGTGGATCGCGGACGCACGGTGCAGAGCGTTTACGATACCCTCGCAGCGGTGGCACTGGGGCCGACAGTGCGTGCTTATCCAACCACCGACACGACGCTCAAGCAGATCCCGTATTCGCTCGACGATGCGCTCCGATTGCTCGATTCCCTCGGGTGGCGCGTTTCCGGAGCCGACAGCATAAGGCAGCGCAACGGCCGCCGTCTCGAGTTCACCCTCAGCGTTCCCGGCGTCAGCAGAAGCAGGATGAACATGGCTGTCATCCTTCAGGATCAGCTGAAGCGCGCTGGCGCAAAGGTGAACATCGATCGGCTGGAGATTGCTTCGTTCGTCGACCTGGAGAACCGGCGCGCCTTCGACGCCGTGTTTCATGGCTGGCACGTCGAAGCGAGTCCTGGCGGGATACGGCAGACATGGGGCGCGAGCGGAACGAAGTCCGGGGGATCGAACCACGGGTCGTACTCCAATCCCGAATTCGACGCTGCGGCTGACAGCGCACTCTCGGCGATGGACCTGCCCACGCGGCGGGCGCACTTCAAGCGCGCGTACCAGATGATCATCGATGACGCGCCCGCAATCTGGATGGCGGAGCCGAAGACGATGATGGCGATCAACCGTCGGATACGAACTCCAGCGCTCCGGCCTGATGCATGGTGGTCGAGCATCGGGGAGTGGTGGATTCCTTCGACAGAGCGCATCGCCCGCGACAGGGTCGGCCCCCCGCGATAG
- a CDS encoding HU family DNA-binding protein, which yields MNKAELLNALQRQTKLRPTHVKRVVDAIFDPVEGVISRQIKRGGKVTIAGFGTFDRRSHKAREVNSVFTGRTVKVKARKIPGFRAGVSFKDALR from the coding sequence ATGAACAAGGCGGAACTGCTCAATGCATTGCAGCGCCAAACAAAGCTTCGACCGACACATGTGAAACGCGTAGTCGACGCGATCTTCGACCCCGTCGAGGGAGTGATCTCGCGCCAGATCAAACGCGGAGGAAAAGTGACGATTGCCGGGTTCGGCACGTTCGACCGGCGGTCGCACAAGGCGCGCGAAGTGAACAGCGTGTTCACCGGACGCACGGTGAAAGTGAAGGCGCGCAAGATTCCCGGCTTTCGGGCGGGGGTCAGCTTCAAGGACGCCCTCAGGTGA
- the gcvP gene encoding aminomethyl-transferring glycine dehydrogenase translates to MATTIKHAERALAPAESFVPRHIGPTDADMAEMLATLGFASLDELINATIPSKIRYRGSLDLPPGRSEAQVLADFRAFAAKNRVFRSFIGMGYSDCITPPVIQRNVLENPAWYTAYTPYQAEIAQGRLEALLTFQTIVIDLTGLSIANASLLDEATAAAEAMTMSYAVKGREGKEVFLVSDLCHPQTIDVVRTRAGARGIDVRVADVAAAGIGEDVFGVLLQYPATDGAVRDYREICERAHTQGALVTVAADLLSLTLLTPPGEWGADVVVGNTQRFGVPLGYGGPHAAFFATRDEFKRLIPGRIIGVSRDADGKPALRMALQTREQHIRREKATSNVCTAQVLLAVVASMYAVWHGPHGLRRIALRVHQYAAILAEGMKRLGHGIAHEDFFDTIRVELNGASADDIIESAVARGINLRYMDESSVCIALDETVREEDLTALLEVFGVKAAAPLSVDELVDSADTRYDERFHRTTPFLTHPVFNTHRSETELLRYMRKLESRDLSLVHSMIPLGSCTMKLNATAEMMPITWPGFSKLHPFAPVEQAEGYRELFEELEAALAEITGFSAVSLQPNAGSQGEFAGLLAIHGYHASRNEGHRDVCLTPQSAHGTNPASAVMAGMKVVVVRTDQRGNIDIADLRAKAEQHRANLAAVMVTYPSTHGVFEEGITEVCAMVHEHGGQVYMDGANMNAMVGLCRPADIGADVCHLNLHKTFCIPHGGGGPGMGPIGVAAHLVPFLPGHAVIQLPGKHAVGAVSAAPWGSSSILPISLAYIRLMGGQGLTLATKVSILNANYIARRLNEHFPLLYKGEHGTVAHECIIDTRVVKSASGVEVEDIAKRLIDYGFHAPTVSFPVPGTLMIEPTESESKAELDRFCDAMIAIREEIREIESGAADRKDNLLKNAPHTLERVTADEWNHPYSREQAAFPAPWTRHSKFWPAVARVESAYGDRNLICSCLPANAYADA, encoded by the coding sequence ATGGCAACGACAATCAAGCACGCCGAGCGGGCCCTCGCACCGGCGGAATCGTTCGTTCCCCGGCACATCGGGCCGACGGACGCTGATATGGCGGAAATGCTCGCCACCCTTGGCTTTGCATCGCTGGACGAGCTGATCAACGCGACGATTCCCTCCAAAATCAGGTATCGTGGCAGTCTCGATCTTCCGCCGGGCAGAAGCGAAGCCCAGGTTCTCGCCGATTTCAGGGCGTTTGCCGCGAAGAATCGGGTGTTCCGCTCATTCATCGGCATGGGATACTCAGACTGCATCACGCCACCGGTGATCCAGCGAAACGTGCTCGAGAATCCCGCGTGGTACACCGCGTACACTCCGTACCAGGCGGAAATCGCGCAGGGCCGACTCGAAGCGCTGCTCACCTTCCAGACGATAGTGATAGATCTGACGGGGCTCAGCATCGCCAACGCATCGCTGCTGGACGAAGCGACTGCGGCCGCGGAAGCGATGACCATGAGCTATGCCGTGAAGGGCCGCGAGGGCAAGGAAGTCTTTCTCGTGTCCGACCTGTGTCATCCGCAGACGATCGATGTCGTGCGTACGCGAGCCGGCGCCCGCGGCATTGACGTCAGGGTAGCGGATGTCGCGGCCGCCGGCATTGGCGAGGATGTGTTCGGCGTGCTTCTCCAGTATCCGGCGACTGACGGAGCGGTTCGCGATTACCGGGAGATCTGCGAGCGTGCTCACACGCAGGGAGCGCTTGTCACAGTCGCGGCGGATCTGCTCAGCCTGACCTTGCTCACTCCGCCGGGCGAATGGGGCGCGGATGTGGTCGTCGGCAACACTCAGCGATTCGGCGTTCCATTGGGATATGGAGGTCCTCACGCGGCGTTTTTCGCCACTCGCGATGAGTTCAAGCGACTGATTCCCGGCCGAATCATCGGAGTCTCACGCGACGCTGACGGCAAGCCGGCTCTCAGGATGGCCCTGCAGACGCGTGAGCAGCACATCAGGCGCGAAAAGGCGACAAGCAACGTCTGCACTGCGCAGGTTCTTCTTGCCGTAGTGGCAAGCATGTACGCCGTGTGGCATGGACCGCACGGACTGCGTCGGATCGCGCTCCGCGTGCATCAGTACGCTGCGATTCTCGCGGAGGGAATGAAGCGGCTCGGACATGGTATCGCGCACGAGGATTTTTTCGACACGATTCGCGTCGAGCTGAACGGGGCCAGCGCCGATGACATCATCGAGAGCGCCGTGGCCCGCGGAATCAACCTTCGCTACATGGACGAGAGCTCGGTCTGCATCGCGCTCGACGAAACCGTCCGGGAAGAGGACCTGACAGCGCTGCTCGAAGTGTTCGGGGTGAAGGCGGCTGCTCCACTCTCCGTTGACGAGCTGGTCGATTCGGCCGATACACGCTACGACGAGAGATTCCATCGCACCACGCCCTTTCTGACGCACCCGGTCTTCAATACGCATCGCTCGGAGACCGAGCTGCTCCGCTACATGCGCAAGCTCGAGTCGCGGGATCTTTCGCTCGTGCATTCGATGATTCCGCTGGGCTCGTGCACGATGAAGCTCAACGCGACGGCGGAGATGATGCCCATAACCTGGCCGGGCTTCTCGAAGCTTCATCCGTTCGCTCCGGTAGAGCAGGCGGAGGGGTATCGAGAGCTGTTCGAGGAGCTCGAAGCGGCACTCGCCGAGATCACCGGGTTTTCAGCGGTATCGCTCCAGCCAAATGCCGGCTCGCAGGGCGAGTTTGCCGGACTGCTTGCAATCCATGGCTATCACGCGTCACGGAATGAAGGCCATCGCGACGTGTGCCTCACTCCACAATCGGCTCACGGGACCAATCCCGCGAGCGCCGTGATGGCAGGCATGAAGGTGGTAGTCGTGCGGACCGATCAGAGGGGCAATATCGATATCGCCGATCTCCGGGCAAAAGCCGAGCAGCATAGAGCGAATCTCGCGGCGGTGATGGTCACTTATCCGTCGACTCACGGCGTCTTCGAAGAAGGAATCACCGAAGTCTGCGCGATGGTGCACGAGCATGGCGGGCAGGTGTACATGGACGGCGCAAACATGAACGCGATGGTTGGGCTGTGCCGGCCGGCTGACATCGGTGCCGATGTCTGTCACCTGAATCTCCATAAGACTTTCTGCATTCCGCACGGCGGAGGCGGACCCGGAATGGGGCCCATCGGCGTCGCCGCGCACCTCGTGCCATTTCTTCCGGGACATGCGGTAATCCAGCTTCCGGGGAAGCATGCTGTTGGCGCGGTGTCAGCGGCGCCGTGGGGCAGCTCGAGCATCCTGCCAATCTCGCTCGCCTATATCCGGCTGATGGGCGGGCAGGGCCTGACACTCGCGACGAAGGTCTCGATACTCAACGCGAATTACATCGCGCGGCGGCTCAACGAACATTTCCCACTTCTCTACAAGGGCGAGCACGGGACTGTAGCGCACGAGTGTATCATCGACACGCGTGTCGTGAAGAGCGCGAGCGGTGTTGAGGTGGAGGATATCGCGAAGCGGCTGATCGATTACGGATTTCATGCGCCGACAGTCTCGTTCCCAGTCCCGGGGACTCTCATGATCGAGCCGACGGAAAGCGAGTCGAAGGCCGAGCTCGACCGCTTCTGCGATGCGATGATCGCGATCCGGGAGGAGATCAGGGAGATCGAGTCGGGCGCCGCGGACCGAAAGGACAACCTTCTGAAGAATGCCCCGCACACCCTCGAGAGGGTGACTGCCGACGAATGGAATCATCCCTACTCTCGCGAGCAGGCGGCGTTTCCAGCTCCGTGGACGCGCCACTCGAAGTTCTGGCCGGCGGTCGCGCGCGTCGAGAGCGCTTACGGCGACAGGAATCTCATTTGCTCCTGTCTTCCAGCTAATGCGTACGCCGACGCCTGA
- a CDS encoding ABC transporter permease, translating into MARYLLRRLAQVAVVVALVATIAFILIHLAPGDPFGAAMDNPNVTDAVRAQWRAAYGLDRPLPQQFASYLGSVARGDLGWSFSLQRPVIDVLRDALPNTLLLMSIALAASFSLGIALAIAQASRAGSVTDRVLGGISLFFFSVPEFWLALMIVVLLAYRFPIFPIGGMVDSVMHSSLTSWGKFIDVARHTVLPAATLTLLFSAVVARYQRAALLDVLPAEYVRTARAKGVPERSIVRRHALRNALLPVITLFGLAFPALLTGAVFVEKVFAWPGMGLVIVNSIESRDYPLLMASVIIGSVLVAAGSLLADLLYRVADPRIRDDR; encoded by the coding sequence TTGGCCCGCTACCTTCTTCGTCGTCTCGCACAGGTAGCTGTCGTCGTCGCACTCGTCGCGACGATTGCCTTCATTCTGATTCACCTCGCTCCTGGCGATCCGTTCGGCGCCGCGATGGACAACCCGAACGTCACCGATGCCGTGCGCGCCCAGTGGCGCGCTGCTTACGGCCTCGACCGTCCGCTGCCCCAGCAGTTCGCCAGTTACCTCGGCAGCGTCGCGAGAGGCGACCTTGGGTGGTCGTTCTCTCTGCAGCGTCCGGTTATCGACGTACTTCGAGATGCGCTGCCAAACACGCTGCTCCTCATGAGCATCGCTCTCGCCGCAAGCTTCTCTCTCGGAATCGCGCTGGCAATCGCACAGGCAAGCCGCGCCGGCTCCGTCACCGACCGTGTGCTCGGTGGCATTTCTCTCTTTTTCTTTTCGGTGCCCGAGTTCTGGCTGGCGCTGATGATCGTCGTGCTCCTCGCCTACCGGTTTCCGATTTTTCCAATCGGCGGAATGGTCGACTCGGTGATGCACTCGAGCCTGACGTCGTGGGGGAAATTCATCGACGTCGCGCGTCACACTGTTCTCCCGGCAGCGACTCTGACGTTGCTCTTTTCCGCTGTTGTGGCGCGCTATCAGCGGGCGGCGCTGCTCGACGTGCTTCCGGCAGAGTACGTTAGAACTGCGCGGGCAAAGGGAGTCCCGGAGCGCAGCATCGTTCGCCGGCATGCGTTGCGCAACGCCCTTCTTCCGGTGATCACTCTTTTCGGACTCGCATTTCCCGCACTGCTCACAGGCGCGGTATTCGTTGAGAAAGTGTTCGCCTGGCCGGGCATGGGCCTCGTCATCGTGAACTCGATCGAAAGCCGCGACTATCCACTGCTGATGGCGTCGGTGATCATCGGCAGCGTTCTCGTAGCCGCCGGAAGTCTCCTCGCCGATCTGCTCTACCGAGTCGCGGACCCGCGCATTCGCGATGATCGCTGA
- the gcvH gene encoding glycine cleavage system protein GcvH encodes MANIPTDLKYTEEHEYVRASAEGTVEIGITDYAQGELGDVVYVELPAVGATFAKHDVFGTIEAVKAVSELFSPVSGEVTAINDRLDKEPALVNTDPYGAGWMIKMRTSNSAEMDTLLDADAYTKQVS; translated from the coding sequence TTGGCTAACATCCCCACCGATCTCAAGTACACGGAAGAGCACGAGTACGTCCGCGCTTCAGCCGAAGGCACAGTCGAGATAGGCATCACGGATTACGCGCAGGGTGAGCTCGGGGATGTTGTCTACGTGGAGCTGCCCGCAGTCGGCGCAACGTTCGCGAAGCACGACGTGTTCGGAACGATCGAGGCGGTAAAGGCGGTGTCCGAGCTCTTCTCGCCTGTGAGCGGCGAAGTGACGGCGATCAACGATAGACTCGACAAGGAGCCGGCGCTCGTGAACACCGACCCCTACGGCGCGGGGTGGATGATAAAGATGCGCACGAGCAACAGCGCGGAGATGGATACGCTGCTGGACGCTGACGCCTACACGAAGCAGGTCAGCTAG